In one Cyclopterus lumpus isolate fCycLum1 chromosome 24, fCycLum1.pri, whole genome shotgun sequence genomic region, the following are encoded:
- the si:ch211-51e12.7 gene encoding basic salivary proline-rich protein 3, protein MDGDTEEKVTETSKTSKEESQRPLMGHTFRGHGFKSRDGGGRIGRGGMHGGRGLMKGFEPPGYGRGRAKEGTMNGFAPMRGMRRMRPYPDPRSHRGRGGPMCMGPPPPPPHPMHLRGPFPPMPRHGPHPPPPPGHPGFRGRPPHPRGHGMLPPRPPHHFHPCSQRG, encoded by the exons ATGGATGGAGACACAGAAGAAAAGGTGACAGAAACTTCAAAAACTTCCAAGGAAGAATCTCAGAGACCATTAATGGGCCACACATTTAG GGGTCATGGCTTTAAAAGCCGTGATGGAGGGGGTCGGATAGGTCGAGGTGGCATGCATGGTGGGCGGGGCCTGATGAAAGGGTTTGAGCCACCTGGATATGGGAGGGGTCGAGCAAAAGAGGGAACCATGAATGGATTTGCACCCATGAG AGGAATGAGGAGGATGCGACCTTACCCAGACCCCAGAAGTCATCGAGGTAGGGGTGGACCAATGTGCATgggccctcctcctcccccaccacacCCCATGCATCTCAGAGGCCCTTTCCCACCCATGCCCAG gCACGGACCCCAtccaccccctcctccaggTCATCCTGGTTTCAGAGGGCGTCCACCACACCCTCGAGGCCATGGCATGCTGCCTCCTCGACCTCCACACCATTTCCACCCCTGCAGCCAAAGAGGGTAA
- the msgn1 gene encoding mesogenin-1, producing the protein MDLEVVTAKMLSEWKTFAVDHDSLQSTSPESSIDSMCSSPEMCYTSGHQEMKDFPFGFTGRRATPTAQRLSKPKMSTKRRTKASEREKMRMRSLAEALHHLRDYLPPDYSKRGQPLTKIQTLKYTIEYINKLSDILGRA; encoded by the coding sequence ATGGACCTGGAGGTTGTCACCGCTAAAATGCTGTCTGAGTGGAAGACTTTTGCAGTAGATCACGACTCGCTTCAGTCCACCTCACCGGAGTCCTCGATAGACTCCATGTGCTCTTCACCGGAGATGTGCTACACCAGCGGGCACCAGGAGATGAAGGACTTCCCCTTCGGCTTCACGGGACGGAGGGCTACTCCAACGGCGCAGAGGCTGAGCAAGCCCAAGATGTCCACCAAAAGACGCACGAAGGCCAGCGAGAGGGAGAAGATGCGGATGAGGAGTCTTGCGGAGGCTCTGCACCATCTCCGTGACTACCTGCCGCCGGACTACAGCAAGAGAGGCCAACCCCTGACCAAGATACAAACCCTCAAATACACAATTGAATACATCAACAAGCTTTCAGACATCCTGGGCCGCGCGTAA